A single region of the Deltaproteobacteria bacterium genome encodes:
- a CDS encoding NAD(P)/FAD-dependent oxidoreductase has product MAGKTIVILGGGVGGLVASNELRKKLGREHRIVLVDKETCHVFAPSFTWLMLGWRDPPRISRELGLLTKKGIEYVNAEALEIDPGNRLVKTGAGDFAYDYLIVALGAELNPHAVPGLSEAAHTPYSLEGSIALRDVLKGFDGGKVAVVISALPFKCPAAPYETALLLEYAFRQRGIRDNVNLRVFTPEQLPMPVAGPEVGAAVKQFLDERGIGFHPQHKLSSVDPGKKEIAFENGQKAGFDLLVAVPPHRSPEVVRKSALANEAGWIPVDRGTMKTRFENVFALGDVTSIQLPGRYRPNTPLPLPKAGVFAHFQASAVAHNIASGIKGGSGRKEFGGKGYCFLETGDGMAGYGSGNFYGEPQPAVTFGRPGRLRRFAKVLFEKWWLHHWF; this is encoded by the coding sequence ATGGCGGGGAAAACGATCGTTATTCTGGGCGGCGGGGTAGGGGGGCTCGTTGCCTCAAACGAGCTGCGCAAGAAGTTGGGGAGGGAACACCGGATCGTCCTGGTGGACAAGGAGACTTGCCACGTTTTCGCTCCCTCCTTCACCTGGCTCATGCTGGGATGGCGGGATCCTCCCCGGATTTCCCGGGAGCTGGGCTTGTTGACGAAAAAAGGGATCGAATACGTGAACGCCGAAGCGTTAGAGATCGACCCGGGGAACCGGCTCGTGAAAACCGGCGCCGGGGATTTCGCCTACGACTACCTGATCGTCGCCCTTGGCGCCGAGTTGAACCCCCATGCTGTTCCGGGGCTGTCCGAAGCCGCACACACTCCCTACTCCCTGGAAGGGAGCATCGCGCTCCGGGACGTCCTGAAAGGTTTCGACGGCGGGAAAGTGGCCGTTGTGATCTCCGCGCTTCCCTTCAAATGTCCGGCCGCCCCGTATGAGACGGCCCTCCTGCTGGAGTACGCCTTCAGGCAAAGGGGAATCCGGGACAACGTGAACCTGCGCGTCTTTACCCCGGAGCAGCTTCCGATGCCCGTCGCCGGACCTGAGGTGGGAGCCGCCGTGAAGCAATTTCTGGACGAGCGGGGCATCGGGTTCCACCCGCAGCACAAGCTTTCCTCGGTGGACCCGGGGAAAAAGGAGATCGCCTTCGAGAACGGCCAAAAGGCCGGCTTCGACCTCCTTGTCGCCGTGCCGCCGCACCGAAGTCCCGAAGTCGTCCGGAAGTCCGCGTTGGCGAACGAGGCCGGCTGGATCCCCGTGGACAGGGGAACGATGAAGACAAGGTTCGAGAACGTCTTTGCGCTGGGGGACGTTACGTCCATTCAGCTTCCCGGAAGGTACCGGCCCAACACCCCTCTCCCGCTTCCGAAGGCGGGGGTATTCGCCCACTTCCAGGCGTCGGCGGTGGCCCACAATATCGCTTCCGGGATCAAGGGCGGAAGCGGCCGGAAAGAGTTCGGCGGTAAGGGATACTGCTTCCTGGAGACCGGTGACGGGATGGCCGGCTACGGAAGCGGGAATTTCTACGGGGAGCCGCAGCCGGCGGTTACGTTCGGCCGACCCGGCCGGCTCCG
- a CDS encoding aminotransferase class I/II-fold pyridoxal phosphate-dependent enzyme, translating into MKKNHDLSTRCVHAGEAGDAEGSPHTPIYNTTTFGFRSTAELLDVVEGRRPGNLYTRYGMNPTIRSVEVKLATLEDAESALVFASGMAAEAALFFTHGRKGIVCLGNAYGGTLALLSDHLPLLGISTTLLLGDEVGKLEEVLKQGPGLVFFETPTNPTMEIFDIGEICRLSHSYSALVAVDNTFASPINQQVLALGADIAVHSATKYLGGHSDLTGGALMGPKDLIEPVAPWRKNLGQMMAPEVAGLLSRSLRTLPIRVERQNRTAQAVAEAMRCHPKVARVLYPGLPDFPQHDLARSQMSGFGGMLTMEINGTGEDATKVIDGLELIIIAPSLGGPESLATQPMTTTHHGLTPEERLKRGITDSMIRFSIGMEAASDLIEDLNRALRSVR; encoded by the coding sequence ATGAAGAAAAATCACGATCTTTCCACTCGGTGCGTACATGCGGGGGAGGCGGGAGACGCCGAGGGATCGCCGCACACTCCCATCTACAACACAACGACCTTCGGATTCCGATCGACCGCCGAACTCCTCGACGTGGTGGAAGGGAGGCGTCCGGGGAACCTCTACACCCGGTACGGCATGAACCCGACGATCCGGAGCGTCGAGGTGAAGCTCGCGACCTTGGAAGACGCGGAATCGGCTCTCGTGTTCGCCTCGGGCATGGCGGCGGAGGCGGCGCTCTTTTTCACTCATGGCAGGAAGGGCATCGTCTGCCTGGGGAACGCCTACGGCGGTACGCTGGCGTTGCTTTCCGATCATCTGCCCCTCTTGGGGATCTCCACGACTCTGCTCCTGGGGGACGAGGTCGGAAAGCTGGAGGAAGTCCTGAAACAGGGGCCCGGCCTTGTGTTTTTCGAAACCCCGACGAACCCGACGATGGAGATCTTCGACATCGGGGAGATCTGTCGGCTTTCCCATTCGTACAGCGCCCTCGTAGCTGTCGATAACACGTTTGCCTCGCCCATCAACCAACAAGTCCTGGCCCTCGGCGCGGATATCGCCGTTCACAGCGCGACCAAGTACCTGGGAGGCCACAGCGACCTGACGGGCGGGGCGCTCATGGGGCCGAAAGATCTCATCGAACCGGTTGCTCCCTGGCGGAAGAACCTGGGACAGATGATGGCTCCGGAAGTCGCCGGACTTCTGTCGAGGAGCCTGCGGACGCTCCCCATTCGCGTGGAGCGGCAGAACAGGACGGCACAGGCCGTTGCGGAAGCGATGAGATGCCACCCGAAGGTCGCCAGGGTCCTGTATCCGGGGCTGCCGGATTTTCCGCAGCACGATCTGGCGAGGTCCCAGATGTCGGGATTCGGGGGGATGTTGACCATGGAGATAAACGGGACGGGGGAGGACGCTACGAAGGTCATCGACGGCCTTGAGCTGATTATCATTGCTCCGAGCCTTGGGGGTCCGGAAAGCCTCGCAACGCAACCGATGACGACCACTCACCATGGGCTGACCCCGGAAGAGCGGCTGAAGAGGGGAATCACGGATTCGATGATCCGCTTCTCGATAGGCATGGAGGCGGCAAGCGACCTGATCGAGGATCTGAATCGTGCCTTGAGGAGTGTTCGATGA
- a CDS encoding nucleoside phosphorylase — protein MAEDTRIPLLEHAPSETPVFTAANLLEAARIRKGLPKVAVPAGCLLDFDGELLQHLAVTGRAVEDPAWPCFHTRLFRWREGSTEYGVIGGTIGAPFAVLVAEELFALGCRALVSISSAGLVAEQFTPPFFLLVDRALRDEGTSCQYMPPGRYADADPSLIADVRKRTVGFPVPVRTGTSWTTDAPFRETESLIVSRRREGIVSVEMESAALLTLGKVLNKPVVCLAHVTNTMATREEDFEKGGDAGLADSLSVCAAALEAALEHAGRRINPIEGGRQQ, from the coding sequence CTCTTCTGGAACACGCGCCTTCGGAAACGCCGGTCTTCACGGCGGCAAACCTGCTGGAGGCGGCCCGGATCCGGAAGGGGTTGCCCAAAGTTGCCGTCCCGGCCGGATGCCTGCTGGACTTCGACGGGGAACTGCTCCAACACCTCGCTGTCACAGGAAGGGCCGTCGAGGATCCCGCCTGGCCCTGTTTCCATACGCGCCTCTTCCGCTGGCGGGAAGGGAGCACCGAATATGGTGTGATCGGCGGCACGATCGGAGCACCGTTCGCTGTCCTGGTCGCCGAGGAACTGTTCGCCCTTGGATGCCGCGCCCTTGTAAGCATCTCCTCGGCGGGACTGGTTGCAGAACAGTTCACTCCACCCTTCTTTCTCCTTGTCGACAGGGCTTTGCGCGACGAGGGGACGAGCTGCCAATACATGCCTCCCGGCCGTTATGCCGATGCCGACCCATCGCTGATCGCAGATGTCCGGAAGCGAACGGTCGGGTTTCCCGTCCCGGTACGTACCGGGACGTCCTGGACTACCGACGCACCTTTCCGGGAGACGGAGAGCCTCATCGTTTCGAGGCGCCGCGAAGGGATCGTCTCCGTGGAAATGGAGTCGGCGGCGCTTCTGACCCTCGGGAAGGTTCTGAACAAACCTGTCGTGTGCCTCGCCCACGTGACGAACACGATGGCAACCCGGGAGGAGGACTTCGAGAAAGGCGGCGACGCAGGACTTGCGGATTCCCTTTCCGTGTGTGCCGCGGCCCTCGAAGCCGCCCTGGAACATGCGGGAAGAAGGATCAATCCAATAGAGGGAGGACGACAACAGTGA
- a CDS encoding MFS transporter: MNLTKAHARRPETAPVLGLRENLAQFSLLVLVNAFVGGMVGLERVILPLIAEQEFGLVSKSVILSFIVGFGFVKAFTNLAAGRFSDKIGRKALLVGGWIVGLPIPFILMWAPSWGWITVANFLLGINQGLCWSTTVIMKIDLVGPQRRGLAMGLNEFSGYLAVSLAALSTGYIAAAYGLRPAPFYLGVGFVVAGLILSLFFVRETHGHARHEAERHGSAADVPFKEIFARTSYKNPDLFSCSQAGMVNNLNDGMAWGLFPLFFAAAQLPVERIAVLAAAYPATWGICQLGTGALSDRIGRKWLIAGGMWVQAVGIALIAANRSFAPWFAGAVLLGVGTAMVYPTLLAAIGDVAHPSWRASAVGVYRLWRDAGYAFGALLAGILADFFGVVWAIAAVGVLTFISGAVVALRMSETLKQG, encoded by the coding sequence GTGAACCTGACTAAAGCGCACGCTCGCCGGCCGGAGACTGCACCGGTCCTGGGTCTCCGGGAGAACCTCGCCCAGTTTTCGCTCCTGGTCCTGGTCAACGCCTTCGTGGGCGGAATGGTCGGCCTGGAGCGGGTCATCCTGCCGCTCATCGCCGAGCAGGAGTTCGGGCTGGTTTCAAAGAGCGTCATCCTCTCGTTCATCGTCGGGTTCGGATTTGTAAAGGCGTTCACCAACCTGGCGGCGGGGCGGTTCTCAGACAAGATCGGGCGGAAAGCGCTCCTCGTGGGCGGCTGGATCGTCGGCCTGCCCATCCCGTTCATCCTGATGTGGGCGCCGTCCTGGGGATGGATCACCGTCGCCAACTTCCTTCTGGGGATCAACCAGGGGCTCTGCTGGTCGACCACCGTCATCATGAAGATCGACCTGGTGGGGCCGCAGCGGCGGGGACTGGCGATGGGGTTGAACGAGTTCTCCGGGTATCTGGCCGTTTCCCTGGCGGCGCTGTCCACCGGGTACATCGCAGCCGCCTACGGCCTGCGGCCCGCCCCCTTCTACCTCGGAGTGGGATTCGTCGTGGCGGGACTGATCCTGTCCTTGTTCTTCGTCCGGGAGACGCACGGGCACGCCCGCCACGAAGCGGAAAGGCATGGCAGTGCGGCCGATGTCCCGTTCAAGGAAATTTTCGCCCGCACCAGCTACAAAAACCCCGACCTGTTTTCCTGCAGCCAGGCGGGGATGGTGAACAACCTGAACGACGGGATGGCCTGGGGGCTCTTCCCCCTTTTCTTCGCCGCCGCGCAACTGCCGGTGGAACGGATCGCCGTACTGGCGGCCGCCTATCCGGCGACGTGGGGGATCTGCCAGCTCGGAACGGGAGCGCTCTCGGACCGCATCGGACGGAAGTGGCTGATCGCCGGAGGGATGTGGGTTCAGGCGGTGGGGATCGCCCTGATCGCCGCGAACAGGTCGTTCGCCCCATGGTTCGCGGGTGCCGTGTTGTTGGGCGTGGGAACCGCGATGGTCTACCCGACCCTGCTGGCCGCCATCGGCGATGTGGCGCACCCCTCCTGGCGCGCCTCCGCCGTGGGGGTCTACCGCCTGTGGCGGGATGCCGGGTACGCCTTCGGGGCCCTCTTGGCGGGGATCCTGGCCGATTTTTTCGGCGTGGTCTGGGCCATCGCGGCGGTGGGGGTCCTGACCTTCATTTCGGGCGCGGTGGTTGCGTTGAGGATGAGCGAAACACTGAAACAAGGGTGA